From the Xenorhabdus ishibashii genome, one window contains:
- the cobA gene encoding uroporphyrinogen-III C-methyltransferase produces the protein MNKGHVWLVGAGPGDAGLITVKGLHCIRTADVIVHDRLVNPELIAQIPDHCETINVGKEHDYHPIPQKEINQILVRHAQAGKRVVRLKGGDPYVFGRGGEEAEVLAQHGIKFEIIPGISSAIGGLAYAGIPVTHRNYASSFHVVTGHTSQGNEQQNWEILAQLEGTLVILMGMTRLMEICQQLVLYGKSPTTPAAVIMYASHPRQKSVTGTLETLAAKAEEKDLHAPALIVVGDVVNLGAMLSFSPTYGAIP, from the coding sequence ATGAATAAAGGCCATGTATGGTTAGTGGGTGCCGGCCCTGGTGATGCAGGCTTAATCACCGTCAAAGGACTGCACTGTATCCGAACTGCGGATGTCATTGTCCATGACCGTCTCGTCAACCCTGAACTTATTGCCCAAATACCAGACCATTGTGAAACTATTAATGTTGGCAAAGAACATGATTACCACCCCATCCCACAGAAAGAGATTAATCAAATTCTGGTAAGGCATGCACAGGCGGGGAAACGGGTTGTTCGCCTAAAAGGCGGCGACCCCTATGTTTTCGGCCGTGGAGGGGAAGAAGCGGAAGTACTGGCACAACATGGCATCAAATTTGAAATCATTCCGGGGATCAGCTCCGCAATTGGTGGATTGGCCTATGCCGGTATCCCTGTCACCCACCGCAATTATGCATCCAGTTTCCATGTTGTAACCGGACATACTTCTCAAGGCAACGAACAACAGAACTGGGAAATACTCGCCCAATTGGAAGGAACATTGGTTATTCTAATGGGAATGACCCGCCTGATGGAGATCTGCCAACAATTGGTACTGTATGGTAAATCCCCCACCACACCTGCGGCGGTGATCATGTATGCCAGCCATCCCAGACAAAAGAGCGTCACAGGCACACTGGAAACCCTGGCAGCAAAAGCAGAAGAAAAAGATCTCCATGCACCCGCGCTGATTGTGGTTGGTGATGTCGTCAATTTAGGCGCAATGCTCTCCTTTTCTCCCACTTACGGAGCAATACCATGA
- the cobD gene encoding threonine-phosphate decarboxylase CobD — translation MSEHGGNIIGIAQQYGLSANELVDFSANINPSGAPARVKALIKENLVDIEKYPDVEYRHLHQAIAKAHQCDYHSVMAGNGATELIYAITRYLNPKRAVLLIPGFAEYRRALQQIGTEIIDYPLTEEAGFQPDLLLLDTLSTIQPDCVFIATPNNPTGLMPDTQLMQLLVEYCERQKISLIVDESFIDFLPDHRGLIPHLTATKHLYILRSMTKFFAIPGLRLGYLVSRNIAGIAEMKNRREPWSINAFAARVGEILFDEHDYIAATHQWLTSQQHYLWTQLSTFPELTVWPPSANFLFFRCNQPNVDLWHALLKYRLLIRHCKNYAGLDERYYRIAVRSEWENQRLIAAMQQVFAYG, via the coding sequence ATGAGTGAACATGGCGGTAATATCATTGGCATTGCCCAACAATATGGTCTTTCAGCCAACGAGCTGGTTGATTTCAGTGCCAATATCAATCCGTCAGGTGCTCCAGCACGGGTTAAGGCATTGATCAAAGAGAATCTTGTTGATATCGAAAAGTACCCAGATGTGGAATATCGCCACTTGCATCAGGCAATCGCAAAAGCTCATCAATGCGATTACCATTCGGTAATGGCAGGTAATGGTGCAACAGAATTGATTTATGCCATCACCCGTTATCTCAATCCTAAACGAGCTGTACTTCTTATCCCAGGATTTGCTGAGTATCGACGAGCCTTGCAGCAAATTGGAACAGAAATTATCGACTATCCATTAACAGAGGAAGCTGGATTTCAACCTGATTTACTCCTGCTGGATACACTTTCTACGATTCAACCCGATTGCGTTTTTATCGCCACGCCCAATAACCCTACCGGATTAATGCCAGATACCCAATTGATGCAATTACTGGTGGAATATTGTGAGCGACAAAAGATTTCGCTGATTGTCGATGAATCCTTTATTGATTTTCTCCCTGATCACCGAGGGCTGATTCCACACCTTACTGCCACTAAGCATCTTTATATCTTGCGTTCAATGACCAAATTCTTTGCCATCCCTGGATTACGTTTAGGCTATTTAGTCAGCAGAAATATAGCAGGAATCGCAGAGATGAAAAACCGACGTGAACCGTGGTCAATTAATGCCTTTGCTGCGCGAGTTGGTGAAATTTTATTTGATGAACATGACTATATTGCTGCAACACATCAATGGCTAACATCGCAGCAACACTATCTATGGACTCAGCTTTCAACTTTCCCTGAGCTGACTGTCTGGCCGCCATCGGCTAATTTCCTGTTCTTCCGTTGCAATCAACCTAATGTTGATTTATGGCACGCTTTGCTTAAATATCGGTTATTAATTCGCCATTGTAAAAATTATGCCGGATTAGACGAACGTTACTATCGCATAGCTGTGCGCAGTGAGTGGGAAAATCAACGCCTGATCGCAGCCATGCAGCAGGTTTTTGCCTATGGCTGA
- a CDS encoding GHMP kinase: MAEASCPASCGELLQGWLFGGEKLISCPINWFSCVAVSEGIPTPHERPRMRQMVNLLLDYWQEPPELTFGLRIEYQSTIPIAKGMASSTADIAATAQATARLLGKSLKSTELAQLCVKLEPTDSTIFRQLTLFDHLTAQTQIPFDWQPNIDILLLESPQIILTEEYHQQDHHAQWRDNTCLFQQAWWQFRTANQQHDNYRLGEACTLSAIASQSILSKPCFNQLRDLVEQTGIYGLNVAHSGSIVGLLFNSHRHDVNYLLWWLHQKKISEHYPKIHQVKLIAGGIR, encoded by the coding sequence ATGGCTGAAGCCTCTTGTCCCGCTTCCTGTGGAGAACTGCTACAAGGATGGCTGTTTGGGGGAGAAAAGTTAATCTCCTGCCCAATCAATTGGTTCAGTTGTGTTGCTGTCAGCGAGGGTATTCCCACACCCCACGAACGACCACGTATGCGCCAGATGGTAAATTTACTACTGGATTACTGGCAGGAGCCGCCAGAATTAACTTTTGGTTTGCGTATTGAATATCAATCGACCATTCCAATCGCCAAAGGCATGGCCAGCAGCACAGCAGATATCGCCGCTACCGCACAAGCCACCGCCAGACTATTGGGCAAGTCACTGAAAAGTACAGAGCTGGCGCAACTCTGTGTCAAACTGGAGCCAACAGACAGTACGATATTCAGACAATTAACCTTATTTGATCATCTCACCGCCCAGACGCAAATCCCCTTTGACTGGCAACCGAATATCGATATTTTGCTGTTAGAAAGTCCACAAATCATTTTGACAGAAGAGTATCATCAACAGGATCATCACGCACAATGGCGGGATAACACTTGTTTATTCCAACAAGCATGGTGGCAATTCCGTACAGCGAACCAACAACATGACAACTACCGCCTTGGGGAAGCTTGCACATTAAGCGCCATCGCCAGCCAATCGATACTATCGAAACCCTGTTTTAATCAACTGCGGGATTTGGTCGAACAGACAGGCATTTATGGCCTGAACGTTGCCCATAGCGGCAGTATCGTTGGCCTGTTATTCAATTCACATCGCCATGACGTAAATTACCTACTCTGGTGGCTACATCAAAAAAAGATTTCTGAGCACTATCCGAAAATTCACCAAGTCAAACTCATTGCGGGTGGTATTCGCTGA
- a CDS encoding JHE-like toxin PirA, with protein MNTININISSSTVTVISNNGSNPEPLTYNANTPASEPLTVSPYKDMTIEPRSSIEATRTDTPIIPETRPNYYVANSGPASSVRAVFYWSHSFTSQWFEYSSIIVKAGEDGILKSPSNSLYYSKVVIYNDTDQRAFVTGYNK; from the coding sequence ATGAATACAATCAATATAAATATAAGTAGCAGTACCGTTACAGTCATAAGTAATAACGGCTCCAATCCAGAACCATTAACTTATAATGCAAACACACCAGCATCAGAACCTCTTACGGTCAGTCCTTATAAGGATATGACCATAGAGCCACGCTCTTCTATTGAGGCAACAAGAACTGATACACCGATTATTCCCGAAACACGCCCTAATTACTATGTAGCCAATTCTGGCCCCGCATCATCAGTTAGAGCTGTTTTTTATTGGTCGCATTCTTTCACATCACAATGGTTTGAATATTCTTCTATCATAGTAAAAGCCGGAGAAGATGGCATATTAAAATCACCGAGCAACTCTTTATATTACAGCAAGGTTGTCATTTATAATGATACTGATCAGCGAGCCTTTGTTACTGGATATAATAAATAA
- a CDS encoding insecticidal delta-endotoxin Cry8Ea1 family protein — MNTTPINVSENETLPLITDVTPMDIYITTTPDYEWDMSSIIKDAIIGGVGFIPGAGSAMSFLLGLFWPQQKDNTWEQILQKVEQMIENAVLQTIKGILNGDIQEIKGKMEHVQYMLETSPGSQESHEAYMFLARYLVSIDEKFKSFDNKTNYQILPMYTNTIMLQIPYWKMGIEKKADIGLTDIEVNELKQLIDKLVEKAKNYIHTMYTNEYNNALNTSTASNVTNNLLSVRGYCLLHGLECIELIEHLKNNSLESGFYPKTISYSTVFDRQTNKMRIQALTEDDQMQEPFKPSLINSKYNKIQSLLGYVQRIGNAPRVGGIKITFANGSSYTLGTVTSETSSIELNDSVIERLEVWGNGAVDEALFTLSDGRQLRVGERYARNYRDYAVDGHYIAGLYLASDEPSLAGQAAGIAVSYHMLSDKK, encoded by the coding sequence ATGAATACCACACCGATTAATGTATCTGAAAATGAAACATTGCCGTTAATCACTGATGTTACACCTATGGATATTTATATAACCACCACTCCTGATTATGAATGGGATATGTCATCAATTATAAAAGACGCGATTATTGGTGGCGTAGGGTTTATTCCAGGAGCAGGTTCGGCAATGTCTTTTCTATTGGGGCTATTTTGGCCTCAACAGAAAGATAATACCTGGGAACAAATTCTCCAAAAAGTAGAGCAGATGATAGAAAACGCTGTTCTGCAAACTATTAAAGGGATACTTAACGGAGATATACAAGAGATCAAAGGGAAAATGGAGCATGTACAATACATGCTGGAAACCTCGCCTGGTAGTCAGGAAAGTCATGAAGCATATATGTTCCTCGCCAGATATCTGGTGAGTATTGATGAAAAATTCAAATCTTTTGATAATAAAACAAACTACCAGATCCTGCCGATGTACACCAATACGATTATGTTGCAGATCCCTTATTGGAAAATGGGGATCGAGAAGAAAGCGGATATTGGGCTGACAGATATTGAAGTCAATGAGTTAAAACAACTTATCGACAAATTAGTTGAAAAGGCTAAGAATTACATTCATACAATGTATACGAATGAATATAATAATGCTCTCAATACATCAACCGCATCGAATGTCACTAACAATTTACTCTCTGTAAGGGGATATTGTTTATTACACGGTTTAGAATGTATTGAATTAATTGAACACCTGAAAAATAATAGCCTCGAAAGTGGTTTCTATCCTAAAACCATCAGTTATTCAACTGTGTTTGATCGTCAGACTAACAAAATGAGAATTCAGGCTCTTACCGAAGACGATCAAATGCAAGAACCCTTTAAGCCATCTTTAATCAACAGCAAATACAATAAAATACAATCCTTGCTTGGATATGTACAAAGAATTGGGAATGCACCCAGAGTGGGGGGTATTAAAATCACGTTTGCCAACGGTTCATCCTATACACTCGGCACGGTAACATCAGAAACGAGTTCAATTGAACTCAATGATAGTGTTATCGAAAGGTTGGAAGTATGGGGCAATGGCGCTGTTGATGAAGCGTTATTTACGTTAAGTGATGGGCGTCAACTCAGAGTCGGTGAGCGCTACGCCAGAAACTATAGAGATTATGCTGTTGATGGCCACTATATTGCAGGATTGTACTTAGCCAGTGATGAACCTTCACTTGCTGGTCAGGCCGCAGGTATTGCCGTTTCATACCATATGCTGTCTGATAAAAAATAA